The Triticum urartu cultivar G1812 chromosome 5, Tu2.1, whole genome shotgun sequence genome contains the following window.
agaaagaaagaaagaaagaaaaggagCTACGAGGCTGCCATGTGGACCCAAAATGAGGTGGCAGCCCACAAAACAATCTCACTCGCCAAACTGCTGGTAGTTCTCCTCTCTGTTCCCGACTTCCCTCCCTCCCTTCGCCCCACCTCCCCTCCCAGATCCGATCCGCCCCGCCGGTCGCCGGCCGGAGCACCGCCATGGCGCTCAGCCTCCGCAAGAAGCAGCTCGGTAAGCTCCAAAGCGTCCCGCGGCGCTCCCCCCAGTCCCATCACCGCTGGCAGCTGTCCCCTGATTGACAACTGTGTTGCGTGTCTGATCCAGATTTGATCACGCGGATGCTCCACCTGAACCAGCAGCAGCCGTCgccggacggcggcggcggcggggagggcgaCGAGGAGGCGTACAAGATCCTGGTGATGGACGGGCCCTGCATCTCGCTCCTCTCGCCGGTGCTCCGCGTCGGCGACCTCCGCAAGCACGGCGTCACCCTCCACCTCAACATCGACAAGGCGCGCCAGCAGGTCGCCGACGCGCCCGCGGTCTACCTCGTCCGCCCCACGCCCGCCAACGCCGACCGcatcgccgccgacgccgccgcggGGCTCTACGCCTCCTTCCACGTCAACTTCTCCACCTCCGTCCCGCGGCCCGTCCTCGaccgcctcgccgccgccaccgccgcgtCCCGCTCCGCGCACCGCGTCGCCCGCGTCGCCGACCAGTACCTCGACTTCGTCTGCCTCGAGGACGGCCTCTTCTCCCTCGCCCAGCCGCGCGCCTACGTCGCCCTCAACGACCCGGCCGCCGCCGATTCCGACATCACCTCACTCGTCGAGGCAGTCGCGCTCGGCCTCTTCTGCGTCGTCGCCACGCTCGGCGCCGTGCCCATCATCAGGTGCGCCCGCGGCGGGCCGGCCGAGATGGTGGCCGCCGCGCTGGACGCCCGCCTTCGAGATCACCTCCTAGCCAAGCCAAACCTGTTCACGGAGGCTGCATCCAGTGCCGCCTCGTCGTTCCAGCGCCCGGTCCTCTGCCTGTTTGACAGGAATTTCGAGCTGTCGGTGGGGATACAGCACGATTGGAGCTACCGCCCGTTGGTCCACGACGTGCTGAGCTTCAAGCTCAACAAGCTGAAGTTGCCGACAGAGAAGTATGATCTCGATGACTCTGACCCATTTTGGGTGGCAAACAGCTGGTCGCCGTTTCCGAAAGTGGCCGAGGAGATAGAAGCGCAGCTTGCCAAGTACAAGCAGGATGTGGACGAGGTGAACCAGCGCACCGGTGGCGGTAGGGATGGGGTTGAGTTTGATGGAACAGATCTCATTGGCAACACCAAGCACCTCATGAATGCGGTGAACTCGCTCCCGGAGCTGACCGAACGGAAGAAGATGATCGATAAACACACGAATATTGCAACTGCGCTGCTTGGGCACATCAAGGAGAGGTCTCTGGATGGATACTATGAGTGTGAGAACGACATGCTCGTGAATGGTACTGTGGATCGGAACATGCTGCTGAGTCTACTCAGAGGGAAGGGCACCAAGGAGGACAAGCTCCGTCTGGCCGTTACCTACCTGCTATCATTTGAGGCACCACTGGCATCTGAACttgagcaggttgaggctgcgcTGCGGGAGTCAGAAGTAGACATGTCTGCGTTCCAGTATGTGAAGAGGATAAAGTCGTTGAACACTCAATTTGCTGCTGCATCAAGCACGGCAAGCAGGAGCAACATTGTTGACTGGGCAGAGAAGCTTTACGGACAGTCCATTAGTGCCGTGACAGCAGGCGTGAAGAATCTCTTGTCGGATGGGAGGCAGCTGGCTCTTACTAGGACTGTCGAAGCCCTCATGGAAGGGAAACCAAACCCAGAGGTGGACAACTACCTACTGTTCGATCCACGGGCCCCTAGATCAGGAACTGGTGGGCAGTTTAGAGGACCCTTCAGAGAAGCCATTGTTTTCATGATTGGTGGTGGAAATTACATCGAGTATAGGAGCTTAGTTGAGCTAGGGCAGCGCTCACAGCCTTCAAAGCATGTCATATATGGAGCAACGGAGATTCTCAATGGGGTGGAATTTATTCAGCAGCTCGCAGAACTGGGACAGAAAGCGGGATTAGGTGGTGGCGGCAGCAGCAACCTACCACCGCAGTAAATACGCTCTTACCAGATGTTTTGATGCTAAGGTGGGATTGTTGAAGCTTCACAGGTTGCAGTAAATAGTCTCTTGCCGACACTTGATGCTACTAAGGAGTGATCCAGGCTGCATAGACTAATGTGTAATGGTATCAAATTTCCCTGTTGTCGGGTTTATGGCGCTGCTTTGAATGAATTATCAATACAAAGATTTCTTGCCAGAGTTCAACTGTTCCAGAAGTCCAATATGTTGAAATGTCCATGTATGCTCgtttctttttgtttcttttttttcttttggccccTTTTGAGAAATGTTAGTGGAATCTTGTTTGAACACCCCTACAATCAATTCATGGAATCTTAGAACACCTTTTCTGATTTTTTTGAGAAATTGAGTTTGTTAGTGTTTCTTATGAATATCAGTCAAATGTTCCTTCTGAGACAATATGCATGGTTCACCACTCTGGGGATTTCTGTGTGCCTGTGGCAATAATAATAACATATAGGCCTTCAGTGCTAACCAAGCAGAAGCGCATATTACTGAAAGCATGCAGCAATGAATTAGTTGCACCTGAATAGAAAGGCATTAACAGCTGTATGTTTCAGGTGAGTTGTGATGTGTGCAGCACAATATATCTTGTTCTGTGGAGTCAAGGGATTAGTATGCAATGCCACATTTTGTGAGGATGCATATTTGCTGCATATTTTTAGCTTTGTTTCCAGAACTCTATTACGCTGATTTGACATATATTTCAGGAGAAAATGCTAGAAAGACCATATTATTTTGTGCACAACCTCTGGAATTCAATTCATGGTAGTAAATGAGGGACTATGAGAAATCCTCACTATGGGGATATCTAACTGAAGCACTACATAGTGCCCGTTCGGAGCCCCTCCGCTCCACAACTCTGCCACGGAGCGGAGCGGGCTGCAGTTCAAATTTCCAGAGCGGTGGAATAGGTGCTCCTGCTCCGCCAGATTCGTGGAGCTGGTGGATTACCAAACAGGCCCATAATATACGGGCTGTTTCAGTTGTAATTGTGACTGCAAATTGTATGGAAACACATGAATTAGTTATGTTCTCTGAATGACAATATTACTGAAAGAGCATGATCCTTCCTAGTGCTGTTGGCTGATACACCATGCAAACTTCTTTTGGTTTTGATCGCGGATGGTTCTCATGTGGTTGCTGATACACCATATGCTGAAGTGGTGGAAGTCATGAAAATGTGCATGCCACTGTTACTACCGGCCTCTGGTGTCATTCACTTTGTCATTTCTGAGGGTCAGGCCATGCAGGTTCGTTTCTTCGCTTCCCCCTTGGTTGTATGTTAACAGCGCTAAATGTACATTCTGGCTAGAGCAATTTATGCTTGTATTGTAATATGCGTGCATCTTTCAAATATGAGTTGAAATGGCTGTCTTTGTGCAGGCGAGTGGCCTGATAGCAAGGTGGGATCTTGTTGACCCATCTACAGTAGGTTTCTGTTCTTTCAATAAGCATTTTCTGGTTCTAATCGTAGGGTACTAGTGCACATATTACACATTGATGGTCCATGGTTAGCAGAAAAAAATTTAGGTGCCCGCAGAAGCTGACTCACGCAGGTTATTTAAAAATGAACTTTTATGGCTTAAACGTTTGAAATCCCCACTGTGTGAAATCATACATTTGCGCTGCTGCAAAATGCATTACATTGATTGTGTGTTTTGTGGGAGGGGTTTGGGATAAATATTTTCTATgttatctttcctctttggtcCTTCTAAAATATATGACCTTTTATGCCTGACCTCAGTCAGAGCTGAGAGAAACGAGCCCTAGATGGAATACTCTGTTATTTAGGCAGCACATTTCTTTTCTTCCTTGGAGAACTATAAATGGTAAATGCGGTGTACAAATATCTGCTGGCAGATTACTTCATATTCTTGGGGCATTGTTAACTGTTGCTTGTGGACTCGTTCTGGATGTACCAATGTCCACAATAATTGTcatctactccctctgtaaactaatataagagtgtttagattactactttagtattctaaacgctcttatattagtttacggaggtaGTACAAGACTACAAGTGCCCTGTGATGCTTTTCAAATGGTGGAAACGACTGATCAAGGATTTGATTGGGAGAGAAGTACTGAAGTAGTACTTTTTTTAAAGTGTGCCATTTGTAGGTCTTGCTATTCTTCTCTGGCCATTTGCGGTACTAGGGGTCTGTTCTTGCATGCATCCATACTCTACAGCATTCCTTTAGGCACGTATGGTGCAGTTGTTGCTTACCAGGTATGGCAGATTGTACTTCCACCACAAATTATCATCTAGTGACAACTATTAGGCGATATATCTTTTTTCTTGTCGAAGTCACAAAGCTTGCTCGTGTTGATTTATCAGGAATCCTATGTAGTCACCAGACTCTTACTATGATGTCTCATCTGTGTCCATCCTTGATGAGTACACGAATGATGTATGTGCTTGGCATGGCATCGGGATCTTGCTTTGCAAGGTATAACCATAAACAATATCGCATGCCTTTGGATCAGATCCTAGATAACTTAGGGTTTCTGGTTCTGATGTTTGAACTCTCTTAGGTTGAAATGTCGGGAAAAATGAAAGTTGTTCACCTATCTAAGCCGGGCTAATTCGACAAGGAGAAGTAAAAAGGCAAAAAAACCTCTAGCACGTGTTACATCATTTAAGAACGACATGGATGAGTTCAACCAATTCACTGTTATCTTTTCTTCATTGATAACCTAGAATGCTTTCATATTCTTGTGGCAAATTTCACTTTTGTGCAGTCCAGCAGGAACAACAAATACAAATGTTGAGAATAGGCTATTCGGTTTTCGTAATGTCACCGTGCACTGCTATCTGTTCCTTGATAATATTTGATCTGGCGGAATAAATGTTGAGCTTGCTCGCCGCAGTCGGGTCGTCACTGGTCAGATCCCGGCGTGCGTGCCCCGCTGCCAGGCAGGCACTGCCTACACCTGACGCCTGCTCCTGGGTGTAGGCTGGCTGTCCTGTCCAGGTGCTTCTGGTCTTGTTCGTATTTGGAAAATCTATTACTGTATTTGCGTCAAAATTAGCACGTCGCGCGCGGTACTGCCGACACGAATAGATGGGCAGGCAGGCTTCTCCATAACCACCACAAATAAGttttaggcctcctttggtttggtttagaggaattttataggaattctagaggataggattcttataggattttttcctttaaagccctttggtttataggaatggattcctattcctacataggattgaTTTCTATCCTTCATATTTcatagaaaaataaaaatgagcccagacttaatggaaaaattcctttggtgtcaaccaaatgacatcttgtttcctattcctactcataagatttgagatacatgtcatctcatttcctacaagattcctattcctatgataatcctatcctatgaaccaaaagagggcCTTAGCTGCTCTTATAACAAAGGAATCCATATTTACAATGAAAATTTGACCAGATTTTTTTATGTGTGATTTGAATAGACATACATTTTCACAAATAAATTGTTCAAGGTGAATCTGTGTCCGCTCCATTTTGGTCCGGCCCATTTCGGAATTCCTTCTCCGCCGCCGGTCTTGGGAAGGTTCTAGAACACCTTCCCCGAGCCTTTTTTCCCTTTGTTTATTCTTTATTCTTTATTATTTTCTGTTTACATTTTTTCCTTTTTCGTTTTTCCTCTATTGttctgttttttccttttctctccctttttttctttttactTTTTTTGCGGCCATCTTTCAAACTTTTGAACATATTTTCTCGAATCTTGAACTATTTTTCAAAgtaatgaacattttttgaactcGTGAGAATTTTTTAAATTCACGAACATTTGttaaaatcatgaacattttttaattgaCATTTTTTTACAAATGTGCAAACATTTTTGGAAAAAAGTGATCATCTTTTTGAAACCCGTGAAAATTTTAATTTTAATCGATGAACATATTTTTGGTAATTGGGGGAATTTTTTTGTTAAATTCACGAACAATTCTTTTGTTtagatgaacatttttttgaaatgcATAAACATTTTTCGAATACGTGATTTTGTTTTTATCAGCAAACATTTTTTTGAATCGATGAACTTGTTTTGTAAATTATGAACATTTTCCCCTATTTCTTTACAAAATTCATGATTGTTCTTGAATTTGCGAACATTTGTTCAATTTCATAAATTTTCCAAAATacaagttttttttaaaaaaatcatgaacattttttgatttCCCAaagttttttttcaaaatcatgaatattttttgaatatgTGTACACTTTTGTAGGATCGTGAACATTTTATGATTTCTTTATATTTTTTTTCCAAACACACACTTTTTAAAATTTTGTAACCTTTTGTAATCCCAAAATATGTACTAGAATACAAATATACACtgaaaagaaaaaagaatgaaCAAATTTGACTTTCAAAATGGGGCCCGGAAAATGGGCAGGCCCAAACTGGTGCGCTGGGGGACCGAATGGTGCACGTTGCATTTCCTTCCAGTGCGCAGCGCGTCGAATAGGGGGAGCTCCTTTTTTTTTGGAGGGGTAATAGGGGGAGCTTCTATTCAGCGCTTTAAGTGCTAGCCCAGCAATCTGCTGAAAAACAAACGCGATGGAAAAGTTTCAATTTATTTCGAGTGAAGTGGGACTCGAACAACAGAAGCCAAAGTCCACCGCACCGCGCACTAACCACTAAACCAGGCTCAACTTTCTTGCCTACAGAGAGTAAAGAGATATCGTTAACCCTTCCTTTAGTGCAACAGTAGCATATAGTAGTATTCTATACCCACTATAAATTGAATAAAGAAAAACATAAATTTGGAAAACAATTCACAAAACCAATGAATTGAAAataatattttttttgaaaaatgatCATACCAATTGGAAAAAGTTTGAGATAATGGAAAAATTTTGTGAATTCGAAAAAAAGTTCATGAtctaaaaaaagttcatgaatttaaaaaaaatcatgaaattaTATAAAGTTCATCAATTTGAAAACTAGTTCGAAATAGTTGATTGATTTGATAAAACGTTCATCAATTTGGACTTAAAAATAACAAATTTGGAAATAGGTCACGGGgtattgaaaaaagttcatcaattttgaattAAAAAATCATGCATTCGAAAATAGTTCACCGGCTTTTGAAATAAAGTTCacagatttttttttaaaaaatcacTAATTTTGATAAAATAGTTCATGGTTTTGAAAATAAGTTCATCAATCTGaagaaaagttcatcaaatttgaaaaaagttcatagGATTTTAGAAAATTTTCACTGAATTCGAAAAAAGTGCATTGATTTTGAAATAAATTTCACCGATATTGATttgttttctcaaatttgaaaaatgttcatcgaAATTGAAAAAGTTCAGCCATTgcgaaaaagttcatcaattctgaatttttttacaAATTTGAAAAAGAGGCCATGGATTTTTGAAAAGAAATAGCAAAAATCGCATttgcaaaataaacaaaaaaTAAACAAAGAAAAGTAAGTAAAAGAAAAAATCCATAGGCATTGCGATGTGTAGAAAGAATGAAAGGCAAAAAAGATGTAAATTGACACATGCGGGTTGTTGTCCGAGTGGTTGCTGCGTTATTCTTTTTGATGCTTCTGGTTCTAACCTGTCACAACACATTCATTTTTTCCCCAGTTTTAACTGGAAAAGAGAAAATCAAAAGGGCCTACCCAAGCGCAGAAGGGGGTGTGCGCTTCAGGCGTCCGCTTGCAAAATGCCGCCTGAAACGTCAAATAGGGATTGCCTCGAATAGGAGCTCGACATGTTTGACGGGCGTCATAATAATGACTAACCATTGGTGGGCCACGGTCCATAAAATATACGCTAGCTAGTGTGGATCTTTATGCCATCGGGCGATGGAGATAAAGGGCTCATCTATGCAGGAGAAGCTAGTTGACATGGTCAGGTCCAATGAGCTGTTGGTCATCAAGACACTGGAGGCAAAAAAAAGAGTTGGCTGAGAAGAAGGCTCAAGAGAAGCAAGAGAAGTGACAACTACTCAAAGAGGAGACTAACCGCAAGGCCGGCATTAAGGAGAGAATTGCCAAGGCCGCGGAGGACAAAGCCATGGCCAAGCTCCTTCCAGAGGAGAACAAGATCATGATGATATGAACCGAAATGAGATGGACGATGTCAGCAAAGAATGGCATGACATGGCAAGATTGGAGATCTTAGAGAGGAGGAGGCTAGCCGAAAGAGGCCATGCGGTGCCAAGGTTCGATGGTTCGGCAAGTTGTGGCAATGGTGGCGGTGAAGATATCATCttgtgatgatgatgatgatgaagtgATGCTGGATGCTATGTCTTTTGGGTTGTCTTTtatcacacatcatcggagaggctatggtgttgatgtaga
Protein-coding sequences here:
- the LOC125507757 gene encoding SEC1 family transport protein SLY1, with amino-acid sequence MALSLRKKQLDLITRMLHLNQQQPSPDGGGGGEGDEEAYKILVMDGPCISLLSPVLRVGDLRKHGVTLHLNIDKARQQVADAPAVYLVRPTPANADRIAADAAAGLYASFHVNFSTSVPRPVLDRLAAATAASRSAHRVARVADQYLDFVCLEDGLFSLAQPRAYVALNDPAAADSDITSLVEAVALGLFCVVATLGAVPIIRCARGGPAEMVAAALDARLRDHLLAKPNLFTEAASSAASSFQRPVLCLFDRNFELSVGIQHDWSYRPLVHDVLSFKLNKLKLPTEKYDLDDSDPFWVANSWSPFPKVAEEIEAQLAKYKQDVDEVNQRTGGGRDGVEFDGTDLIGNTKHLMNAVNSLPELTERKKMIDKHTNIATALLGHIKERSLDGYYECENDMLVNGTVDRNMLLSLLRGKGTKEDKLRLAVTYLLSFEAPLASELEQVEAALRESEVDMSAFQYVKRIKSLNTQFAAASSTASRSNIVDWAEKLYGQSISAVTAGVKNLLSDGRQLALTRTVEALMEGKPNPEVDNYLLFDPRAPRSGTGGQFRGPFREAIVFMIGGGNYIEYRSLVELGQRSQPSKHVIYGATEILNGVEFIQQLAELGQKAGLGGGGSSNLPPQ